In the genome of Quercus robur chromosome 3, dhQueRobu3.1, whole genome shotgun sequence, one region contains:
- the LOC126718047 gene encoding indole-3-acetic acid-amido synthetase GH3.17-like, whose translation MLPRYDPNDSETGMKLLEDLTTNACQLQQQVLEEIVKQNVQTEYIRSFLNGHSDKKLFKEKVPIVNYEDIKPYIERIANGESSEIISSRPITELLTSSGTSGGQPKMMPSTAEDLDRKTFFYNLLVPVMNKYVDGLDQGKGMYFLFIKPEIITPAGLTARPVLTSYYKSNNFRNRPFNRFNIYTSPDETILCSDSKQSMYCQLLCGLVQRDEVLRVGAVFASAFLRAIKFLEENWREMCSNIRTSHVSDWITDPSCRNAVSLILGKPNSNLADLIEYECGSKSWEGMIKKLWPRTKYIEVIVTGSMAQYIPTLEFYSGGIPLVSTMYASSECYFGINFKPLSKPSDVSYTLLPNMAYFEFLPVEKNHEEMSEKIQCNGVSDQNCMQEEDKREGMQTVDLVDVKLGHYYELVVTTFTGLYRYRVGDILMVTGFHNKAPQFRFVLRRNVVLSIDTDKTNEEDLLNAVTQAKRLLEPLGFLVTEYTSYADTSSIPGHYVLFWELKMKGNNDFPEFDHTIMEQCCSTVEELLDSVYRRCRKKDNSIGPLEIRVVKNGTFDALMDFCVSQGSSVNQYKTPRCIKSEEAIKILDAKVVGRFFSKNVPFWEPFRIETK comes from the exons ATGTTGCCAAGGTATGATCCAAATGACAGTGAAACTGGAATGAAGCTTTTGGAGGACCTGACCACAAATGCATGCCAACTGCAACAACAGGTATTAGAGGAGATAGTGAAACAAAATGTGCAGACAGAATATATTAGGAGCTTTCTCAATGGCCATTCTGATAAGAAACTTTTCAAGGAGAAAGTTCCTATTGTGAATTATGAAGACATCAAGCCTTACATCGAGCGAATTGCCAATGGGGAGTCATCAGAAATCATTTCATCTCGACCAATCACCGAGCTTCTCACAAG CTCGGGAACTTCGGGAGGGCAACCAAAGATGATGCCTTCAACTGCTGAAGACTTGGATAGAAAGACATTCTTCTATAACCTCCTTGTGCCTGTGATGAACAA GTACGTGGATGGCTTAGATCAAGGAAAAGGAATGTACTTTTTGTTTATCAAACCAGAAATTATAACTCCTGCTGGTTTGACGGCAAGACCTGTGCTAACAAGCTATTACAAGAGCAATAACTTCAGAAACCGGCCTTTCAATCGGTTTAATATTTACACAAGCCCGGATGAGACTATCTTGTGTTCAGACAGCAAGCAGAGCATGTATTGTCAATTACTTTGTGGCTTAGTACAGAGGGATGAGGTTCTAAGGGTTGGTGCTGTTTTCGCGTCTGCTTTCCTGCGAGCTATCAAATTCTTAGAGGAGAATTGGAGAGAAATGTGTTCTAACATTAGAACTAGTCATGTCAGTGACTGGATCACTGACCCCAGTTGCAGAAATGCTGTATCTTTAATCCTTGGCAAACCCAATTCAAATTTGGCTGATTTGATTGAGTATGAATGTGGCAGTAAATCATGGGAAGGGATGATTAAAAAGCTTTGGCCTAGAACAAAGTACATCGAAGTCATTGTTACAGGGTCTATGGCCCAATACATCCCGACTCTTGAATTTTACAGCGGTGGAATCCCTTTAGTATCAACTATGTATGCTTCTTCTGAATGCTACTTTGGTATCAATTTCAAACCGCTTAGCAAGCCTTCTGATGTGTCTTACACACTCCTCCCTAACATGGCCTACTTTGAGTTCCTACCTGTGGAGAAAAACCATGAGGAAATGTCGGAGAAGATCCAATGCAATGGTGTTTCTGATCAGAATTGCATGCAGGAGGAGGATAAAAGGGAAGGGATGCAAACAGTTGATCTAGTGGATGTGAAGCTTGGTCACTATTACGAACTAGTTGTCACAACTTTCAcag GCCTATACAGATACAGAGTGGGAGACATTCTCATGGTTACTGGTTTTCACAACAAAGCTCCCCAGTTCCGGTTTGTGCTCCGGCGAAATGTGGTTTTGAGCATAGACACAgacaaaacaaatgaagaagaCTTGTTAAATGCAGTGACACAAGCAAAGCGCCTGCTTGAGCCACTTGGTTTTCTCGTAACTGAGTACACTAGCTATGCTGACACTTCATCAATACCGGGTCATTATGTACTATTTTGGGAGCTTAAAATGAAAGGAAACAATGATTTTCCAGAGTTTGATCATACCATAATGGAACAATGCTGCTCCACAGTGGAAGAATTACTGGATTCTGTCTATAGGAGATGCAGGAAAAAGGACAATTCAATTGGACCCTTAGAGATAAGGGTTGTGAAGAATGGGACATTTGATGCACTTATGGACTTTTGTGTGTCTCAAGGGTCTTCTGTTAATCAGTACAAAACACCCAGATGCATTAAATCAGAGGAAGCCATTAAGATTTTGGATGCAAAGGTGGTGGGGAGGTTTTTCAGTAAAAATGTTCCCTTTTGGGAGCCATTTAGGATTGAGACTAAATAA